The Bacteroidota bacterium genomic interval TCAATAGCAGGAATGCATGACCCGGCAGATACCCTATGACGTTTTCAAAAAAAAGTGGGATAAACCAAAAGCGGCCGCTTCCTCAACGAGAAAGCGACCGCTTTTAGTTATTTTCGATTTTCGAATGCCGATTGAATTTCCTGGGGTCTCCTGAGACCTAAAAAAAGACCAATCGAAAATCGGCAATCGAAAATCGAAAATTCCCTTCTACTTCAGTATGATCTCTCCTTCCTCTTCAATCACGCTGCATGAGACAAGCAGACAAATCGTCTCAAGCGCCTCATCGAGCGCATCGGTGCGTATGCTGCCGCCAATGGGTGTATCAGCGATACCCGGATCAAGTGTAATGTCTCTATCGAACGCGCGTTCTACAGCTTCTACGACTTGCCATAACGGCATTTGATGGAATGAGATCACCCCTTCCATCCAGTTAAAGGCGCCAGCAGAATTAAGAGAATCGAGCCGGCTCAACGCATTGGCAGCCCTTACTACTGCCCCCTCCGAAGCAGCCAACTCTACACTAACCCCGGAAGCATCCGTTGCGCTTAACCGTACGCGGCCTTCTTGCACAGTGACCTGGGTTTGTGCATGCCAGGTGTTCACATTGAATCGGGTACCCAATACCGTGACTTCCGCATTGTTGCTTTCCACCACAAATGGCAAACTGCCTGGCTGTACCTCAAAAAATGCTTCCCCTTCCAATACAACACGCCGCTCATTGCCGTCGAATGCCTCAGGGTACACAAGCCGGCTCCCGCTATTCAGTTGCACAACCGATTGGTCTGCCAACACAATTGAAGTCGTTTCGCCTCGATCAGCAATCAATTGCTCCATCACAGGCGATGTTGGCCGCAGGTACCAGAATAATGCGAGGAGCAGGAGCACAAGGGGGAAAACAATCCGGCCTAACCGCATCGCGCGTGAAGTCTGCCGTTTTACAGCCGGCCGATCTTCCGGCCGCTGCCTTATGCGTGCTGCTACATGCGCCCAACCTGCCTCATAGTCGGGCTCTGGTGGTGGACTTGTTGCACTACTGAGCGACCAGGCCTCATACAATTGCTCGTACTGCGCACGGTTCTCGGGCGATGCATCGAGCCAACGGTCGAGTAACAGCTGCTCCTCTACGTCCAATTGACCCTCAATTTTCTTGAGCATCAGTAGGTCATATGTTGCTTGTTCGTCAGCCATTACCGGAAAGACATTTTTAGATTAAACGCCGGCGTAAACCCGGGGGTCAGATAATTGATCGCCAGCGCCGGTGGCGTATCTCCCCTGTAATTGCGCCGCCATACATTGCGATGGTTGTATACATTATAAAACGTAACGCCGGCTTCAAGTAAAGTACGACGCAACAACATCGTACGCTGCACAGAAAGGTCCAATCGATGCAGCGAAGCCAACCGCTCTCCATTGGCAGGGCCCGAAACCAGGATCTCATCAAACGTAAGTTCTTCTTCTTGAAATTCCGGTACGCGTTCTTCGAAAACAACCGTATACGGTGTCCCTGAACCATAACGCCAGTTTGCACTGATTTGCCAGGGACCGTTGCCATACACAAGCGCAAGCGCTGTTTTGTGTCGATGGTCCTGGTTGGTAGGATACCAGCCGCCCTCGCGGATCTCTTCTGACTGGCGCTCGGAGCGGGTAAATGAATAGCTCAGCCATCCCTGAAAGGGCCCGCTTTTTTTCATGAAGTGCACATCCAGGCCTTCCTGTTGCCCGCGGGCATCGAGGATTTCGTTTTCACTCAATTCCGGGTTACCAGATAGGTTGGGGAGGTATTCATATATTGAGGACAGGTTATAGCGATATACTTCTACGTCAAGCGCATGATCAAAATTCTCATACCTGAAGCCTGCGATGTACTGGTTTGCCCGCGCCGGCGGATTCTCTTCTTCAGACAGAATCCAGAATTGTGCATTTGCACGCAAAAAGTCGAGCTGGTCCAATCGATCCATAAACTGATGATTGATGCCCCACGCCCCTTTTAAGATCAGGTGTTGCAGCACCTTATACTCAAGCGAGGCCCGGGGCTCAACGTAGAATACATCGGTAAGGGAATAGTGAGACAGCCGCAAGCCTGTATGGACATTGAGCCGGCGTTCGGAGCGCCATTCATGCTGCAGGTAGCCTCCCTTGGTAACAGCTTTCTGCTCTTCAAATTCGCGTTCTCCGTCGAGCGACGCCAGGCTAAATCCTACTTTTAACTGCTGATACCACAGGCCGGCATGTACCGTGCTGCCAGATCCATACGTGCGTTGATGGTTAGCCCTGAATTCCAGGTCGTTTAGCCGGTTGGTAACGCGTTCATCAAACGCTTCTGAGGCAATAAAAGGTTGGGGTTGCGAGGCATAGAAAAAGGCATTTTCAAACCGCGTTGTTGCCCATTCCAGCGTTGTGCGTTGTGTATTTGACCAGGCATGCGTCAGCCGGCTAGAAGCTCCAGTGGTAATAATCTCCGTCCCTTCTTGTTCGTCAAAACGAATTGTTATTTCGTCATTCCCG includes:
- a CDS encoding FecR domain-containing protein, producing MADEQATYDLLMLKKIEGQLDVEEQLLLDRWLDASPENRAQYEQLYEAWSLSSATSPPPEPDYEAGWAHVAARIRQRPEDRPAVKRQTSRAMRLGRIVFPLVLLLLALFWYLRPTSPVMEQLIADRGETTSIVLADQSVVQLNSGSRLVYPEAFDGNERRVVLEGEAFFEVQPGSLPFVVESNNAEVTVLGTRFNVNTWHAQTQVTVQEGRVRLSATDASGVSVELAASEGAVVRAANALSRLDSLNSAGAFNWMEGVISFHQMPLWQVVEAVERAFDRDITLDPGIADTPIGGSIRTDALDEALETICLLVSCSVIEEEGEIILK